In Maridesulfovibrio sp., a single genomic region encodes these proteins:
- a CDS encoding phage regulatory CII family protein, with product MTDKIDKAIQDLVMNGPVPLEELADKLGKTVKTLVREVNPDDKKAKLGAETLVEIMRITGGVEPLRLMAEELDYMIESSE from the coding sequence ATGACGGATAAGATAGATAAAGCAATTCAGGATCTTGTGATGAACGGTCCTGTCCCGTTGGAGGAGCTTGCCGACAAGCTTGGCAAGACGGTCAAAACACTTGTTCGCGAAGTGAATCCTGATGATAAGAAAGCTAAGCTTGGAGCCGAGACTCTTGTGGAAATCATGAGAATCACCGGCGGGGTTGAACCGCTGAGGCTTATGGCCGAAGAGCTTGATTACATGATAGAATCATCAGAATAA
- a CDS encoding ATP-binding protein, translating to MPNKSLHMKILLWGWGVMLCALMLTFWSYYETVSDELTGYSRQNTTRLMHFVRWKVSHSPETPGTSAYQNEITALGQNLGIRITYIRKGKVLADSNVDENRLSELDDHSRRPEVIAAEASGTGKNIRYSNTLKKRMLYVAQSMEREGDFLRVAMPYSVIGERLERIKIHFTLLLLVIAASGALSLKFIGSRTNTAVKEVSDTARAIGEGDYGKRIRIIPGGEFQMMADSINTMARKIQGHIRIIEDQKNQLDAMFRNMKEGIMVLDPQGRIEAVNNSMQEIAPQSRDMIGRMPLEVLTRHEIQDSVDRILQPDNDAASDSLIIELPDGRSMNVTVCSYEDYKGRRKLILVFHDISEVRRIERILRDFVSNASHQLRTPLTSIKGYAETLIDNPPEDRRILAKFLGTILDNANHMSKVITSMFTLTRSEYSGKKLRTRPTDLPGSIEHSVNNLIPLAAGKNITIEKGEIPDVHVCGTDEGLVQIFDNLIENGVKYAPADSRIRVEARVEEGYVICRVVDEGPGIASDHREKIFERFFKLDENAVGNGSSGLGLALCRSLVRNFNGDIWVESPVDAKTGTGSSFCVKLPVTDG from the coding sequence TTGCCGAATAAATCTCTGCACATGAAAATTCTGCTCTGGGGCTGGGGAGTAATGCTCTGCGCCCTGATGCTGACTTTCTGGTCCTATTACGAGACCGTTTCCGATGAACTTACCGGCTACAGCAGACAGAACACCACCAGACTCATGCATTTTGTGCGCTGGAAAGTGAGTCACAGCCCTGAAACGCCCGGAACTTCTGCGTACCAGAATGAAATAACCGCCTTAGGCCAGAATCTGGGTATAAGAATCACCTATATAAGAAAAGGTAAGGTTCTGGCGGACTCCAACGTAGATGAGAACAGACTTTCCGAACTTGACGACCATTCAAGACGCCCGGAAGTAATCGCAGCTGAAGCATCTGGAACAGGTAAAAACATACGCTACAGCAATACCCTGAAAAAACGCATGCTCTACGTTGCCCAGAGTATGGAAAGGGAAGGTGATTTTCTCCGTGTGGCCATGCCCTACTCTGTTATCGGCGAGCGTCTGGAAAGAATCAAAATCCATTTCACCCTGCTTCTGCTTGTTATAGCGGCAAGCGGAGCACTCAGCCTCAAATTCATCGGGTCGCGGACCAACACTGCGGTAAAAGAAGTTTCCGACACGGCCAGAGCCATCGGGGAAGGAGACTACGGAAAGCGCATACGGATCATTCCCGGCGGTGAATTCCAGATGATGGCAGATTCCATCAACACCATGGCCCGGAAAATTCAGGGACATATCCGCATCATCGAAGACCAGAAGAACCAGCTGGACGCCATGTTCAGAAACATGAAGGAAGGCATCATGGTTCTTGATCCTCAGGGACGGATAGAGGCCGTGAACAATTCCATGCAGGAAATCGCCCCGCAGAGCAGGGACATGATCGGCAGGATGCCCCTTGAGGTCCTGACCAGACACGAAATTCAGGATTCTGTAGACCGCATACTGCAGCCGGACAACGATGCCGCTTCCGACTCCCTGATTATCGAACTTCCGGACGGGCGGTCCATGAACGTGACCGTGTGTTCTTACGAGGATTACAAGGGCCGCCGCAAACTGATCCTTGTTTTCCACGACATAAGCGAGGTCCGGCGCATTGAAAGAATCCTGCGGGACTTTGTTTCCAATGCCTCTCACCAGCTCCGCACCCCGCTTACAAGCATCAAGGGCTATGCCGAGACCCTGATCGACAATCCTCCCGAAGACCGCAGGATACTCGCCAAATTTCTGGGGACCATACTGGACAACGCCAACCACATGTCCAAGGTCATAACCAGCATGTTCACCCTTACACGCAGTGAATATTCGGGCAAAAAGCTGCGTACCAGACCGACTGACCTTCCCGGAAGCATTGAGCACAGCGTGAACAACCTGATCCCCCTTGCTGCGGGCAAGAATATCACCATCGAAAAAGGCGAGATTCCCGATGTCCATGTCTGCGGCACGGACGAGGGACTGGTCCAGATTTTCGACAATCTGATCGAAAACGGCGTCAAATACGCCCCGGCAGACAGCCGCATCCGCGTCGAAGCCCGGGTGGAAGAGGGATATGTGATCTGCAGGGTTGTTGATGAAGGTCCGGGAATAGCTTCGGACCACCGCGAAAAAATTTTCGAACGATTCTTCAAATTGGATGAAAACGCTGTGGGCAACGGCAGTTCCGGACTGGGACTGGCCCTCTGCCGCAGCCTGGTTCGCAATTTCAACGGCGACATATGGGTGGAAAGCCCGGTTGACGCCAAAACAGGGACCGGCTCTTCATTCTGTGTGAAGCTCCCGGTAACTGACGGCTGA
- a CDS encoding anion permease, which translates to MDIYDLFFYMSLFAGFMMAFNLGANDVANSMASAVGAKAISIKQAVLIAGTLNFVGAVFLGSHVTATVSKGIINPAAIADPKIIMIGMFSSLIAAGVWVLISTMTALPVSSTHSIVGSILGFGLVAGGPDVVNWLKMGGIVMSWIISPFFAATIAYAIFTHIRKTILFKKDFIHQAKKWAPIWMGLTVLLIALSFLYKTPVGKGLKLPFLGSLALAFAIAAVVWFAGRLTVNKLVGDPEEGAEAVESTFRRLQVGTSCYVALSQGANDVANAIGPVAAIYLIAKEHVLLAKADVPVGLLVMGGLGIAIGIALLGHKVMATVGSKITVLTNTRGFAVDFGAASTVLAASNMGLPVSSTHAAVGAVVGVGLARGFSAVNFSILGRIVLYWVLTVPIAAITSITIFSLLKWAFI; encoded by the coding sequence ATGGATATCTATGATCTGTTCTTTTACATGTCCCTGTTTGCAGGGTTCATGATGGCATTCAACCTCGGCGCAAACGACGTGGCCAACTCCATGGCCTCGGCTGTGGGCGCCAAGGCAATATCCATCAAACAGGCCGTGCTTATAGCAGGAACACTGAACTTTGTGGGAGCGGTATTTCTGGGCTCCCACGTTACCGCAACAGTAAGCAAGGGCATAATAAACCCTGCTGCCATCGCCGATCCCAAAATAATCATGATCGGCATGTTCTCATCCCTGATTGCTGCCGGAGTATGGGTGCTCATATCTACAATGACGGCTCTGCCGGTCTCTTCGACCCACTCCATTGTCGGCAGTATTCTGGGCTTCGGTCTGGTTGCAGGCGGCCCGGACGTAGTCAACTGGCTTAAAATGGGCGGCATTGTCATGTCGTGGATTATTTCACCATTTTTTGCCGCGACCATTGCCTACGCCATTTTCACCCACATCAGGAAAACCATTCTCTTCAAAAAAGACTTCATCCACCAGGCCAAAAAATGGGCTCCCATCTGGATGGGGCTGACGGTTCTGCTCATTGCGCTTTCGTTCCTCTACAAAACACCGGTCGGCAAAGGACTCAAACTCCCGTTCCTGGGCTCGCTGGCACTGGCTTTTGCCATTGCCGCCGTTGTCTGGTTTGCCGGCAGACTTACCGTAAATAAACTTGTCGGAGACCCGGAAGAAGGTGCCGAAGCAGTGGAATCCACATTTCGCAGACTTCAGGTCGGGACATCCTGTTACGTGGCCCTTTCGCAGGGCGCAAACGATGTTGCCAACGCAATCGGACCGGTTGCCGCCATCTACCTGATCGCAAAGGAGCATGTTCTGCTTGCCAAAGCGGATGTTCCCGTGGGATTGCTTGTTATGGGTGGACTTGGAATTGCCATCGGTATTGCACTGCTGGGTCACAAGGTTATGGCAACCGTGGGCAGCAAAATAACTGTGCTGACCAACACAAGAGGATTTGCGGTTGACTTCGGAGCGGCTTCCACAGTATTGGCCGCTTCCAATATGGGGCTCCCGGTTTCTTCCACCCATGCGGCAGTCGGCGCAGTTGTAGGAGTAGGGCTGGCCAGAGGATTTTCGGCGGTCAACTTCAGCATTCTCGGCAGGATAGTTCTGTACTGGGTGCTGACAGTACCTATTGCCGCAATTACAAGCATAACGATATTCAGCCTGTTGAAATGGGCTTTCATCTAG
- a CDS encoding DUF47 family protein produces the protein MHFRLPFLGIIVNKNPMDGLVKHYKKIAECIHIINDSVECYVAGNDTCRDFDELIQQIDTVEGQADKIKRSIRNHLPHSMFMSVDKTLFFNYTRSQDNVLDNAQEALHWLAMRKVAIPSEYQKDLILLLSEVNDTTTSLGPALKATIELVDGKSIDRESTKNKFRRVRKHCARAVELRKALTNRIYNSDMDFKDIYQLMHFVDCLNEMAHQAEGCADILRAMVAR, from the coding sequence ATGCACTTTCGTCTTCCTTTCTTAGGTATTATCGTCAACAAGAACCCTATGGACGGGCTGGTCAAGCATTACAAAAAAATCGCCGAGTGCATTCATATCATAAATGACTCGGTGGAATGCTATGTCGCCGGGAACGACACCTGCCGCGACTTTGATGAACTCATCCAGCAGATAGACACGGTCGAGGGACAGGCTGACAAAATAAAACGCTCCATACGCAACCATCTGCCGCATTCAATGTTCATGTCCGTGGATAAGACCCTGTTCTTCAACTACACACGCAGCCAGGATAACGTTCTGGACAATGCACAGGAAGCTCTGCACTGGCTGGCAATGCGCAAGGTGGCCATCCCGTCGGAATATCAGAAGGACCTGATCCTGCTGCTTTCGGAAGTCAACGATACCACAACAAGCCTCGGCCCTGCGCTTAAGGCCACTATAGAACTGGTGGACGGCAAATCGATAGACCGCGAAAGCACCAAGAACAAATTCCGCAGAGTGCGCAAACACTGCGCACGGGCAGTTGAACTGCGCAAGGCCCTGACCAACCGCATCTACAATTCCGATATGGATTTCAAGGATATTTACCAGCTCATGCACTTTGTCGACTGCCTGAACGAAATGGCTCATCAGGCAGAAGGATGCGCCGATATTCTCAGAGCCATGGTTGCCCGCTAG
- a CDS encoding HAD-IIB family hydrolase — MNKKIVQTGSSVKSSDILKEIFPDPLAPTAGTLDDALAASFYPEDSTRLAHMRQACSTAQRIVSQTGCEGELAGKITTAALFHDIGYSEKLSRTGFHPLDGAVYLAHCDAPEDIVEAVLWHSSTPVDIEYKPEIKEIYDRLPRPDLRGPVHSAVRYCDFRTSPVGEPFSFGQRIVELEGRFGLGSIPPQTARRLLPEARRVQNMYSREIAGQQHRNLPWIFCDIDGTLIEPGQSLDRRSLAAINRYTTAGGRFSLVTGKHMISVPELIQSVGSHNPHAGVNGSVIIRDGRISLFGETVEPCEEIENILLRENINYATYVTDGIWSRSDLSAEQINAFAMVGEVLPQSGPTPLANGVIKILTFSHRSQRKQCEFVRALAAEFGLNCVRTGEEFLEIGPAGHGKHSAAMQIMKEAGWPDLNSIAIGDSENDLSLFARAGLSAAVANAAPEVLPAADLHIPSCRECGVARLLDALLDSAKDGQWSIPANWLVDY, encoded by the coding sequence ATGAATAAAAAAATAGTCCAGACGGGTAGCTCCGTTAAATCGTCCGATATACTTAAGGAAATATTTCCCGATCCTCTGGCTCCCACAGCCGGAACTCTTGATGATGCCCTTGCCGCATCATTCTATCCCGAAGATTCAACCCGGCTGGCCCATATGCGCCAGGCCTGCAGCACTGCGCAGAGGATTGTTTCCCAGACAGGCTGCGAAGGAGAACTGGCCGGGAAGATCACCACGGCAGCCCTGTTTCACGACATCGGCTATTCCGAGAAGCTCAGCAGAACCGGATTTCATCCGTTGGACGGAGCTGTCTATCTTGCGCATTGCGATGCGCCGGAAGATATTGTCGAAGCGGTTCTCTGGCATTCCAGTACTCCGGTGGATATTGAATACAAGCCGGAAATAAAGGAAATATATGACCGGCTGCCGCGCCCGGACCTGCGTGGTCCGGTTCATTCCGCTGTGCGGTATTGCGATTTCAGGACTTCCCCGGTGGGGGAACCTTTTTCCTTCGGGCAGCGTATTGTGGAGCTTGAGGGCCGGTTCGGACTCGGTTCCATTCCTCCGCAGACCGCACGCAGGCTTCTTCCCGAAGCCCGCAGGGTGCAGAACATGTACTCCAGGGAAATTGCCGGACAGCAGCACAGAAATCTCCCATGGATTTTCTGCGACATTGACGGGACTCTCATTGAACCGGGTCAGTCTCTGGACCGGCGGTCGCTTGCCGCGATCAACCGCTACACAACTGCGGGCGGCAGGTTTTCCCTTGTTACCGGCAAGCATATGATCAGCGTGCCGGAGCTCATACAAAGCGTGGGCAGCCATAACCCCCATGCCGGGGTCAACGGGTCCGTCATCATCCGTGACGGCAGGATAAGCCTGTTCGGGGAAACCGTGGAGCCCTGCGAAGAGATCGAAAATATTCTGCTCCGGGAAAACATAAACTACGCAACGTACGTAACCGACGGCATCTGGAGCCGTTCCGACCTCAGCGCCGAGCAGATCAATGCTTTTGCCATGGTCGGCGAGGTTCTGCCGCAATCCGGTCCCACCCCGTTGGCGAACGGGGTCATCAAGATTCTGACTTTTTCCCATCGCAGCCAGCGCAAACAATGCGAGTTCGTCCGTGCGCTTGCCGCTGAATTCGGTCTGAACTGCGTGCGCACCGGTGAGGAGTTTCTGGAAATAGGGCCTGCCGGGCACGGCAAGCATTCCGCCGCTATGCAGATCATGAAGGAAGCAGGGTGGCCGGATCTCAACTCAATCGCAATCGGTGACAGCGAGAATGATCTCTCTCTGTTCGCCCGTGCCGGGCTGAGCGCTGCGGTGGCAAATGCCGCTCCCGAAGTGCTGCCCGCTGCGGACCTGCATATTCCGTCCTGCCGCGAATGCGGGGTCGCCAGACTGCTGGACGCACTGCTTGATTCCGCAAAGGACGGACAGTGGTCCATCCCCGCGAACTGGCTTGTTGATTATTAA
- the cmk gene encoding (d)CMP kinase: MTGPFIITLDGPAGVGKSSLAKRLADRFGIAYLDTGAMFRATAWKLGEGAWEWEALRMETALKELEFSLSGCGAGSVLSLNGVPLTDEIRTETVGMWASNMARIPAVRTCQKDAQRSIGATTSLIAEGRDMGTVIFPQAPCKFFLDADLRERARRRFLQLQEMGRPADMEELVEQIGARDDQDRNRKVAPLKPAEDAILVDTTSLDIEGVFERLVAEVEKRKS; encoded by the coding sequence ATGACGGGACCGTTCATCATCACACTCGACGGTCCTGCCGGGGTAGGGAAATCGTCTCTTGCCAAGCGCCTTGCCGACCGGTTCGGCATCGCCTATCTGGATACCGGAGCCATGTTCCGGGCTACGGCCTGGAAGCTGGGCGAAGGGGCCTGGGAATGGGAGGCGTTGAGAATGGAGACCGCCCTGAAAGAATTGGAATTCTCTCTCTCCGGATGCGGTGCAGGCTCCGTACTGAGCCTGAACGGAGTGCCCCTGACTGATGAAATCCGTACTGAAACAGTAGGCATGTGGGCCTCCAACATGGCCAGAATTCCGGCTGTACGGACCTGCCAGAAGGATGCCCAGCGCAGCATCGGGGCCACGACTTCCCTCATTGCCGAAGGGCGCGACATGGGAACGGTTATTTTCCCGCAGGCTCCCTGCAAGTTTTTTCTTGATGCCGATCTTCGTGAAAGAGCCCGCAGACGTTTTCTGCAACTGCAGGAAATGGGGCGTCCGGCGGATATGGAAGAACTCGTTGAACAGATCGGCGCTCGCGATGATCAGGACCGCAACCGCAAGGTAGCACCGTTGAAACCGGCGGAAGACGCAATTCTTGTCGACACCACCAGTCTCGATATTGAGGGCGTGTTCGAAAGATTGGTCGCGGAAGTTGAAAAAAGGAAATCCTGA
- the hisC gene encoding histidinol-phosphate transaminase: protein MSTIQVRPDMMDSKAYAPGLTIEEIKEKYGLDTVIKLASNENPLGASPIAQKSIIKHAPYVFRYPHNGNPRLNRAIAERVGVREDLILSGNGSDEVIDLLVRIKARPGQDEVLTYESCFSMYRLMSKLCGIKFRQIPRAAGHKQPLKELAAAVTERTAVVFITSPDNPTGLAVTVQEMSEVAESIPEETLLVVDEAYVDFATPAETYDMRGLLERFPNVVLTRTFSKAYGLAGLRVGFGIMSSQLADFINRARAPFTVNLLAEEAAIAVLGDNAFYQTTLDVVHRGRKLFTEELRAMGCEVLDSQANFVMFKPTRDAGEVFEELLKRGIIVRPLKSFGLPEYIRVNMGTDHENAVFLKTLKEIL from the coding sequence ATGTCCACCATTCAAGTCCGTCCAGATATGATGGATTCAAAAGCCTATGCTCCAGGTCTGACCATTGAGGAAATCAAGGAAAAATACGGTCTGGATACAGTCATCAAACTCGCCAGCAACGAAAATCCGCTGGGTGCTTCTCCCATAGCGCAGAAGAGCATTATAAAACATGCCCCTTATGTTTTCAGATATCCGCATAACGGCAACCCCCGGCTGAACCGGGCCATTGCGGAACGGGTCGGTGTGCGTGAAGATCTGATTCTGAGCGGTAACGGGTCCGACGAGGTCATCGACCTGCTGGTGCGCATCAAGGCCCGTCCGGGTCAGGATGAAGTGCTTACCTATGAATCCTGTTTCAGCATGTACAGGCTCATGTCCAAACTCTGCGGCATAAAATTTCGTCAGATTCCGCGCGCCGCAGGACACAAGCAGCCCCTTAAGGAGCTTGCTGCGGCCGTTACCGAAAGAACGGCAGTCGTGTTCATTACCAGCCCGGACAATCCCACAGGCCTGGCCGTGACCGTGCAGGAAATGAGTGAAGTAGCCGAATCCATACCGGAGGAAACTCTTCTTGTAGTTGATGAAGCCTACGTGGATTTTGCAACTCCGGCAGAGACCTACGACATGCGCGGCCTGCTTGAACGGTTTCCGAATGTGGTCCTGACCAGAACTTTCTCCAAGGCTTACGGCCTTGCCGGCTTGCGGGTCGGGTTCGGCATAATGAGTTCGCAACTGGCCGATTTCATCAATCGCGCCCGTGCTCCTTTCACCGTGAATCTTCTGGCCGAGGAAGCTGCAATCGCCGTTCTTGGAGACAACGCTTTCTATCAGACCACCTTGGACGTGGTTCACCGGGGCAGGAAACTGTTTACCGAGGAATTGCGGGCCATGGGCTGTGAGGTGCTTGATTCACAGGCCAATTTTGTCATGTTCAAACCCACGCGTGATGCCGGGGAGGTCTTTGAGGAACTTCTCAAGCGCGGAATAATTGTGCGCCCTCTGAAGAGCTTCGGTCTGCCGGAATATATCCGGGTGAACATGGGCACTGATCATGAAAACGCCGTTTTTCTCAAAACCCTGAAGGAGATTCTTTAA
- a CDS encoding universal stress protein, with the protein MVTIKKILCAVDFSEHSPVVADYASTLAKTMGAEILCLYVAPSLDQYVGFHVPPSSIENFVGEIVTGADSTMETFIEENFKDVTVNGKVVTGYAAEEILSFAASEAADLVVMGTHGRAGIDRILFGSVAEKVVKSSKCPVLTVRPA; encoded by the coding sequence ATGGTAACTATCAAGAAGATTTTGTGCGCAGTGGACTTTTCCGAACACAGCCCTGTTGTAGCTGACTACGCGAGCACCTTGGCAAAGACTATGGGCGCGGAAATCCTGTGCCTGTACGTGGCTCCTTCGCTGGACCAGTACGTGGGCTTCCATGTTCCGCCGAGTTCCATCGAGAACTTTGTCGGAGAAATCGTCACCGGGGCGGATTCCACCATGGAAACTTTTATCGAGGAAAACTTCAAGGATGTAACCGTTAACGGCAAGGTTGTAACCGGTTACGCCGCTGAAGAAATTCTGAGTTTCGCAGCGAGCGAAGCTGCCGACCTCGTTGTCATGGGTACCCATGGTCGGGCCGGTATTGATCGCATCCTGTTCGGTTCCGTGGCTGAAAAGGTCGTTAAGTCCTCAAAGTGCCCGGTGCTGACCGTAAGGCCTGCATAA
- a CDS encoding Hsp20/alpha crystallin family protein, with the protein MVIDFGSFYNFPYEFDKIFNDVLNPHHYRRRRASYPPLNITEDENNIYVHAEVPGVAIEDVEITVTAKDLVIKGERKLPEGRYFRQERPSGVFQRIVSINTNIDTDNVSASMKDGILNIALPKATASAPRKVDIAVE; encoded by the coding sequence ATGGTTATCGACTTTGGTTCATTCTATAATTTTCCGTATGAGTTCGACAAAATATTCAATGACGTCTTAAATCCTCACCATTACAGAAGGAGAAGAGCTTCATACCCTCCTTTGAACATTACCGAGGATGAAAACAACATATACGTTCATGCGGAAGTACCCGGCGTTGCAATTGAAGACGTCGAAATAACAGTTACAGCCAAGGATCTTGTGATCAAGGGAGAGCGCAAGCTGCCTGAAGGAAGATACTTTCGTCAGGAAAGGCCTTCCGGAGTCTTTCAGCGGATAGTTTCCATAAATACGAACATAGATACGGATAACGTATCGGCATCCATGAAGGACGGAATTCTGAACATTGCGCTGCCCAAGGCAACTGCTTCCGCACCGCGCAAGGTCGACATCGCAGTGGAATAA
- a CDS encoding Hsp20/alpha crystallin family protein has translation MSTEAKIEKFSPATDIVESEQGFYMYMDLPGVSRENLEIDLEENSLVVTGRTAYATAENEKFLDREFSGGEYVRRFTVADIVDRKNIKANLKNGVLELFLPKIPEVQPRKIQISAE, from the coding sequence ATGAGCACAGAAGCAAAGATTGAAAAATTCAGCCCGGCAACGGACATTGTGGAAAGTGAACAGGGTTTTTACATGTATATGGACCTGCCCGGCGTAAGCCGCGAGAATCTCGAAATAGACCTTGAAGAGAATTCGCTGGTAGTTACAGGCAGGACGGCATACGCAACCGCTGAAAATGAAAAATTCCTGGACCGCGAATTCTCCGGCGGAGAATACGTCCGCAGATTCACGGTTGCGGATATTGTGGACCGCAAGAACATCAAGGCCAACCTCAAAAACGGGGTGCTTGAACTCTTCCTGCCGAAAATCCCTGAAGTTCAGCCCCGCAAGATTCAGATATCGGCTGAATAA
- a CDS encoding peptidylprolyl isomerase, producing the protein MKLVRILLISVLFSLLLMSGHAFAAGSKVFVQLQTSMGNIVLELDRDKAPKTVENFLRYVKEGHYDGTIFHRVISGFMIQGGGMDKNMEERPTHAPIENEARNGLYNDKYTVAMARTNDPHSATAQFFINVADNNFLNFKSASGSGWGYAVFGKVLGGKKVVDKIAGVVTYSKGHYDDVPVKPVTIIKAEVLDQ; encoded by the coding sequence ATGAAGCTTGTCAGAATTTTATTGATATCCGTTCTTTTCAGCCTGCTTCTGATGTCCGGACATGCCTTTGCCGCCGGTTCCAAAGTATTTGTCCAGTTGCAGACCAGCATGGGCAACATTGTTCTTGAGCTTGACCGGGACAAGGCACCGAAGACCGTTGAAAACTTTCTCAGATACGTGAAGGAAGGACATTACGACGGAACCATTTTTCACCGCGTTATTTCGGGATTCATGATTCAGGGCGGCGGTATGGATAAGAATATGGAAGAGCGCCCCACCCACGCTCCCATTGAAAACGAGGCCCGCAACGGCCTTTACAACGACAAGTATACCGTGGCCATGGCCAGAACCAACGACCCGCATTCGGCAACAGCCCAGTTCTTTATCAACGTTGCCGACAACAACTTCCTAAACTTCAAATCCGCCAGCGGTTCCGGCTGGGGCTATGCGGTCTTCGGCAAAGTTTTAGGTGGAAAAAAAGTGGTCGATAAAATTGCAGGCGTCGTTACCTACAGCAAGGGCCACTACGATGATGTTCCGGTTAAACCCGTAACGATTATCAAGGCTGAAGTGCTGGACCAGTAA
- a CDS encoding TetR/AcrR family transcriptional regulator: MKGKNKKDAILYAAQETFGRYGYAGTTVKMISERAGVAFGLVSHYFGTKEELFVTAGVALVEDLMEYLTSEMRKARSGIEGIQLFMNSYLSYTLQHRNTFPVLLRCSPFSDVQIDMDRTRISIKFQQLLNLIRECVERGMEDGSIRSLSVDDTTTIVYSNIVGTVRTRFLSPYDLPNLYEETTEFVVRSMKSRD; the protein is encoded by the coding sequence ATGAAAGGTAAAAACAAAAAAGACGCGATCTTATACGCCGCGCAGGAAACATTCGGGAGATACGGTTACGCAGGAACAACAGTAAAAATGATTTCCGAACGCGCGGGAGTGGCCTTCGGGCTTGTATCCCACTACTTCGGAACAAAGGAGGAGCTCTTTGTTACGGCCGGAGTAGCGCTTGTAGAAGACCTTATGGAGTACCTTACAAGTGAAATGCGCAAGGCCCGGTCCGGCATAGAAGGCATACAGCTTTTCATGAACAGCTACCTGAGCTACACATTGCAGCACCGCAACACCTTCCCTGTGCTGCTGCGCTGCTCTCCCTTTTCCGATGTCCAGATAGATATGGACAGAACCCGCATTTCCATCAAGTTTCAGCAGCTTCTGAACTTAATCAGGGAATGCGTGGAGCGGGGCATGGAGGACGGATCAATCAGGTCCCTGTCCGTTGATGATACCACTACAATAGTCTACTCAAACATCGTCGGCACGGTCAGAACCAGATTTCTGTCTCCGTACGACCTGCCGAACCTGTATGAAGAAACAACCGAATTTGTTGTCCGCAGCATGAAATCAAGGGACTGA
- a CDS encoding DUF1007 family protein produces the protein MPCRQKRHFIHAGLDSSKDLFHGLRMINKAAPHRIIKECRPLMLLAAFFLISVFAAPNRVDAHPHVFVDCSLTFEFDESGLKGIRQKWWFDKMFAAMILGDYDKDRNNIISEEEAKEIESGAFINLRNFNYFTSISVDGNRVSSITATEFKPLVEDSTLVYTFFVPLHLAADSAHTVKVAVYDESFYTAIQMDPQNKISSTPSNMQVNLTLEQEPEMAYFYGQMVPDAAVLTIVAR, from the coding sequence ATGCCGTGCAGGCAGAAACGGCATTTCATCCATGCCGGGCTTGACAGCAGCAAGGACCTCTTTCATGGTCTGCGCATGATAAATAAAGCTGCGCCCCACAGGATTATCAAAGAATGCAGACCGCTAATGCTGCTGGCTGCATTTTTTCTGATCTCTGTTTTTGCCGCCCCAAACAGGGTAGATGCCCATCCGCATGTATTTGTGGATTGTTCACTGACGTTTGAATTCGATGAAAGCGGCCTTAAAGGTATCCGCCAGAAATGGTGGTTCGACAAAATGTTCGCGGCCATGATTCTCGGAGACTACGACAAGGACCGCAACAACATAATCAGCGAAGAAGAGGCAAAAGAAATAGAATCCGGGGCCTTTATCAACCTCCGGAATTTCAATTACTTCACCAGCATATCCGTTGACGGGAACCGCGTCTCCTCGATAACTGCGACCGAGTTCAAACCACTTGTGGAAGACTCCACGCTTGTCTATACCTTTTTCGTCCCTTTGCATCTTGCTGCTGATTCAGCGCATACCGTAAAAGTCGCTGTGTATGACGAAAGTTTTTATACCGCCATACAGATGGATCCCCAAAACAAAATCAGCTCCACTCCTTCGAACATGCAGGTTAATCTTACTTTGGAACAGGAACCGGAAATGGCTTATTTTTACGGGCAGATGGTGCCTGATGCCGCAGTCCTTACAATCGTTGCCCGCTGA